From the genome of Niabella agricola, one region includes:
- a CDS encoding M20 metallopeptidase family protein, with the protein MKDKIQLLAKQFAPELIEVRRYLHAHPELSYQEFETSKYIQAQLKDLGIPFEVKATTGVIGLLKGRNPEKRVIALRADMDALPIQELNEISYRSVHENIMHACGHDVHTACLLGAARILNALKDQWEGTVKLIFQPGEEKNPGGASLLIKEGVLEHPAPAAIFGLHVHPGLEVGKLSFRGGKVMASADELYITVKGKGGHAAAPNLCIDPILIASHLVVALQQVISRRNNPQNPMVLSITAINGGTTTNVIPDEVKLKGTFRAMNEQWRFEAHDIMRSIAKGVVEGMGGSLDLHIDVGYPSVYNNEALTEQAAELAVTYAGQAQVGETEIRMGAEDFGYYTQQIPGCFYRLGVMNVARGITAGVHTPLFNVDENAIELGMGVMAWLAVATDLTKRKG; encoded by the coding sequence ATGAAGGATAAAATACAATTGCTGGCAAAACAGTTTGCACCGGAGTTGATTGAAGTGCGCCGGTACCTGCATGCACATCCTGAGCTAAGCTACCAGGAATTTGAGACCTCAAAATATATACAGGCACAGCTAAAAGACCTGGGTATCCCCTTCGAAGTAAAAGCCACTACGGGGGTGATCGGGTTGCTGAAAGGACGCAATCCTGAGAAAAGGGTGATTGCCCTGCGGGCAGATATGGATGCGCTGCCTATTCAGGAATTAAATGAAATAAGCTACCGCTCGGTTCACGAAAATATCATGCATGCCTGCGGGCATGATGTTCATACCGCCTGTTTATTAGGTGCTGCAAGGATTCTGAATGCCTTAAAGGATCAGTGGGAGGGTACGGTGAAGCTGATCTTCCAGCCTGGCGAGGAAAAAAATCCAGGCGGCGCCAGCCTGCTGATAAAAGAAGGTGTGTTGGAGCACCCGGCCCCCGCAGCCATATTCGGATTGCATGTGCACCCGGGGCTTGAGGTGGGCAAACTTAGCTTCCGGGGCGGAAAAGTAATGGCCAGCGCCGATGAACTTTATATTACGGTAAAGGGAAAAGGAGGCCATGCCGCAGCACCAAACCTTTGCATCGATCCGATCCTGATCGCGTCCCACCTGGTGGTGGCACTGCAGCAGGTGATCAGCCGGCGTAATAACCCGCAAAACCCAATGGTATTATCCATTACGGCGATCAACGGAGGTACTACTACCAATGTAATCCCCGATGAAGTTAAACTAAAAGGAACCTTCCGCGCCATGAATGAACAGTGGCGGTTTGAGGCCCACGACATCATGCGGAGTATTGCCAAAGGCGTGGTGGAGGGGATGGGCGGAAGCCTTGACCTCCATATTGATGTGGGCTATCCCAGTGTATACAATAATGAAGCACTTACCGAACAAGCTGCTGAACTGGCAGTGACTTATGCCGGCCAGGCACAGGTGGGTGAAACGGAAATCCGTATGGGAGCCGAAGATTTTGGCTATTATACACAACAAATACCCGGTTGTTTTTACCGGCTGGGCGTGATGAACGTAGCGCGCGGGATCACTGCCGGTGTGCATACGCCCCTTTTTAATGTAGATGAAAATGCGATTGAACTGGGTATGGGCGTCATGGCCTGGCTGGCTGTTGCCACGGATTTAACAAAACGGAAAGGTTAA
- a CDS encoding sensor histidine kinase, which translates to MLSSILVGMLLSLLLYWVAVHWINIDLVSSIEDVQEYGKIRFLLARGILFSLFLFFISYILYISDQSQKLRQQAEDAKRDQLEARLYALQQQINPHFLFNALNTLLHIAQDQETKKYVLNFSEVFRYQLNKNDKPLATLREELDFTNAYLHILQERFEGALLVQIEIDETYLSSQLPPLTIQLLIENAVKHNIVDVENPLKIEIYVENEGGLLVVQNQLQLKSSVERGTGMGLKIIEDRYRLLAGKSICIENVDGYFRVSVHLLPNVSGYEYCYYRR; encoded by the coding sequence ATGCTCAGCTCGATACTTGTGGGAATGTTGCTTTCCCTGTTGCTGTATTGGGTGGCAGTACACTGGATAAACATAGATTTGGTTTCGAGTATAGAAGATGTACAGGAATATGGCAAAATACGATTTCTTTTAGCACGTGGAATACTTTTCTCTTTGTTCCTGTTTTTCATTTCTTATATATTGTATATTTCCGATCAGTCACAAAAGTTAAGGCAACAGGCAGAGGACGCCAAAAGAGACCAACTGGAGGCGAGGCTTTATGCGTTGCAACAGCAGATCAATCCACATTTCTTATTTAACGCGTTGAACACGCTGCTTCATATCGCCCAGGATCAGGAAACCAAAAAATACGTATTGAATTTCAGCGAGGTTTTCAGGTACCAGTTGAACAAAAACGACAAACCCCTTGCAACGCTAAGAGAAGAACTGGATTTTACCAATGCATACCTGCATATCTTGCAGGAACGATTTGAGGGAGCACTTTTGGTTCAAATTGAAATTGATGAAACGTATTTATCCAGTCAACTGCCACCGCTTACCATTCAACTATTGATAGAGAACGCAGTGAAGCATAATATAGTGGATGTGGAAAACCCGCTTAAAATTGAAATCTATGTGGAAAATGAGGGCGGGCTGCTTGTTGTTCAAAACCAGCTACAGCTAAAGTCTTCGGTGGAGCGAGGAACCGGAATGGGTCTTAAAATTATCGAAGATCGCTACCGGTTACTGGCAGGCAAAAGTATTTGTATAGAAAACGTGGATGGGTATTTTCGGGTAAGTGTTCATTTATTGCCTAATGTCTCCGGTTATGAATATTGTTATTATAGAAGATGA
- a CDS encoding glycosyltransferase family 2 protein, protein MMQPSVAIVILNWNGKKYLEQFLPGVVQTAYAPLQVVVADNGSTDDSVLFLEQHFPGVRIIRFKENHGFAKGYNLALEQVTADYYLLLNSDVQVTTGFIDPLVRMLESDPSLAACQPKILSYHHPRYFEYAGAAGGWMDHFCYPFAKGRVFDFTETDEGQYDDASPIFWASGAALFIRANVFHEAGGFDPYFFAHQEEIDLCWRIQLLGYGIRSCPQSVVYHVGGGTLPKGNSLKTYLNFRNNHIMMYKNMYGWRRLYVIFLRAVLDGASAFKSLFGGDGGYFVAVASAHLSFVKWMLMDKKKSIFPKNKRTPLQGLLKKNIAWAHFVKGKKKFSEIVDKEVTN, encoded by the coding sequence ATGATGCAACCGTCCGTCGCTATTGTTATTCTCAACTGGAATGGTAAAAAATACCTGGAGCAATTCCTTCCGGGTGTGGTACAAACCGCTTATGCCCCGTTGCAGGTGGTGGTGGCCGATAATGGGTCTACGGATGATTCGGTTCTGTTTTTAGAACAGCATTTCCCGGGCGTGCGCATCATCCGTTTTAAAGAGAACCACGGGTTTGCCAAAGGGTATAACCTGGCGCTGGAGCAGGTAACAGCCGACTATTACCTGTTACTCAACTCCGATGTACAGGTTACTACGGGTTTTATCGATCCCCTGGTGCGCATGCTGGAGTCCGATCCTTCGTTGGCCGCCTGTCAGCCCAAGATCCTTTCCTACCATCATCCCCGGTACTTTGAATATGCGGGAGCGGCCGGCGGCTGGATGGATCATTTTTGTTACCCTTTTGCCAAAGGCCGGGTTTTTGATTTTACGGAAACAGACGAAGGGCAATATGATGATGCTTCACCGATCTTCTGGGCCAGCGGGGCGGCCTTATTTATCCGCGCCAACGTATTTCATGAAGCCGGAGGTTTCGATCCGTACTTTTTTGCCCACCAGGAGGAGATTGATCTCTGCTGGCGCATTCAGCTGCTGGGCTACGGGATCCGCTCCTGTCCCCAATCCGTCGTTTACCATGTAGGCGGCGGCACGCTTCCCAAAGGCAATTCCTTAAAGACCTATCTTAATTTCCGGAATAACCATATCATGATGTACAAGAACATGTATGGATGGCGGCGGCTGTACGTTATTTTCTTAAGAGCGGTACTGGATGGTGCTTCAGCCTTTAAAAGCCTTTTCGGCGGAGATGGTGGTTATTTTGTGGCGGTTGCCAGTGCGCATCTTTCTTTTGTAAAATGGATGCTGATGGATAAGAAGAAAAGTATCTTTCCTAAAAACAAAAGGACTCCGCTGCAGGGATTGCTGAAAAAGAACATTGCATGGGCGCATTTTGTAAAAGGGAAAAAAAAGTTCTCCGAAATTGTTGACAAAGAAGTGACAAATTAA
- a CDS encoding serine hydrolase domain-containing protein codes for MRTYVFIIIFLVACAGIEKAVAQQSSPKIDAWLAAKAPDMGGRLYLLVYKDGNIIYSKGVNKMSDRQKRIENLLAKRRGNQLNGNDFTTGSKIPIASCSKWLSAALVMTFVDEGKLQLSDTVGKYLPVMTQSGKGHITISQCLSHLTGIKTQSLKEDLAAMRQLNSMEEAIARIATLPMEGAPGKTFHYSNAGLQIAGAVIEKISGKDFETLFTERIAGPLEMKNTDFGNKKTPLPAGGAFSTAGDYMHFLEMLLNKGLYKGNRILSEKSIAEMQANRISKEVSITYSPAGGGKLGYGFGEWVGSDGNYISSPGLFGSYPWIDNQKKYCAILFSYNINAKERHENYMNIRKLIEEEIL; via the coding sequence ATGCGAACATACGTTTTTATAATAATTTTTCTGGTGGCCTGTGCAGGAATTGAAAAAGCAGTTGCGCAGCAATCATCACCCAAAATAGACGCCTGGCTGGCGGCGAAAGCACCGGATATGGGCGGCAGGTTGTACCTCTTGGTATACAAAGATGGAAATATTATTTATAGTAAGGGGGTCAATAAAATGTCGGACCGCCAAAAACGCATTGAAAATCTCTTGGCAAAGCGGCGCGGAAATCAGCTGAATGGCAACGACTTTACAACCGGCTCAAAAATACCAATTGCCAGCTGCAGCAAATGGCTGAGTGCTGCGTTGGTCATGACTTTTGTAGACGAAGGCAAACTTCAACTGAGTGATACAGTAGGCAAATATCTTCCCGTGATGACTCAAAGTGGCAAAGGGCATATAACCATCAGTCAATGTTTATCCCATCTTACAGGCATTAAAACACAATCGCTGAAAGAAGATCTCGCTGCAATGCGCCAACTCAACAGTATGGAAGAGGCGATTGCCCGGATTGCAACATTGCCAATGGAAGGCGCACCTGGGAAAACATTCCATTACAGCAATGCCGGACTTCAGATTGCAGGGGCAGTGATAGAGAAAATCAGCGGAAAGGATTTTGAAACCTTATTTACAGAGCGCATTGCAGGGCCTTTGGAAATGAAAAACACAGACTTCGGAAATAAAAAAACCCCCTTACCTGCAGGCGGCGCCTTCAGCACGGCCGGAGATTACATGCATTTTCTTGAAATGCTCCTGAATAAAGGTCTTTATAAGGGCAACCGCATATTATCAGAAAAAAGTATTGCCGAAATGCAGGCAAACCGGATCTCAAAAGAAGTAAGCATTACTTATTCGCCGGCAGGGGGAGGTAAGTTGGGATATGGATTCGGCGAATGGGTGGGCAGTGACGGAAATTATATTTCCAGCCCTGGATTGTTTGGCAGTTATCCCTGGATCGACAATCAAAAAAAATATTGCGCCATACTCTTTTCTTATAACATCAATGCTAAAGAAAGACATGAAAATTATATGAATATCCGTAAATTAATAGAAGAAGAAATCCTTTAG
- a CDS encoding SPOR domain-containing protein produces MKYVLPLLMIFLCSRLGAQTGGVAVYKDPRIDLLLKKQSEVNNLSTRNSSKRRTAPGYRLLVISTNNKAEAIAARTKIYANFPELKPYMWHQAPYFKVKVGNFTSRQDAQAYQKRLGGFFPGGVFIMNDIVEVNPDNTESED; encoded by the coding sequence ATGAAGTACGTATTACCTCTTTTGATGATATTCCTGTGTTCCCGGTTAGGGGCGCAAACCGGGGGTGTGGCGGTGTATAAAGACCCGAGGATCGACCTGCTGCTCAAGAAGCAATCGGAAGTGAACAATTTGTCTACCCGGAATTCCTCCAAACGAAGAACGGCGCCCGGTTACCGGTTGCTGGTGATCAGTACCAATAATAAAGCGGAGGCCATTGCTGCGCGCACAAAGATCTATGCTAATTTTCCAGAACTAAAACCCTATATGTGGCACCAGGCGCCCTATTTTAAGGTAAAAGTGGGCAATTTTACATCCAGGCAGGATGCGCAGGCCTACCAGAAACGGCTGGGTGGTTTTTTCCCGGGAGGTGTCTTTATCATGAATGATATAGTGGAAGTAAACCCGGATAATACTGAAAGCGAGGACTGA
- a CDS encoding LytR/AlgR family response regulator transcription factor, protein MNIVIIEDEAKAANGLKKIIENGIPGACVPAILGSVKSSLDWFQKNAMPDLIFSDVQLSDGLSFEIFKQADISCPAIFCTAYDQYAIDAFTANGIDYLLKPIDEEKLVRAVQKLQKLKSHFQPPAKPALSIQKAADQIITQPKSALLVYYRDNIIPLKVTEIRLIYAVGGIVRIYAAGDKLYFINETLDELEAQLPTTLFFKANRQFIINKELILSVHQHFGRKLSIKMKCEVPETIVVSKAKASEFLKWLQS, encoded by the coding sequence ATGAATATTGTTATTATAGAAGATGAAGCGAAAGCAGCCAATGGCTTAAAAAAAATTATTGAAAATGGCATTCCGGGTGCCTGTGTACCGGCAATATTGGGCTCCGTTAAATCTTCACTGGACTGGTTTCAGAAAAATGCGATGCCGGATTTGATCTTTTCCGATGTTCAGCTTTCGGACGGATTGAGTTTTGAAATCTTTAAACAAGCCGATATTAGCTGCCCTGCCATTTTTTGCACGGCGTATGACCAATACGCGATAGATGCGTTCACCGCAAACGGTATCGATTATCTTTTAAAACCCATTGATGAGGAAAAATTGGTGCGAGCAGTACAAAAGCTGCAAAAATTAAAAAGCCATTTCCAGCCTCCGGCCAAACCGGCCCTATCCATACAAAAAGCCGCCGACCAAATCATAACGCAGCCAAAATCGGCCTTGCTTGTATACTACAGGGACAACATCATTCCGCTTAAGGTTACTGAAATCCGGCTCATATACGCCGTAGGAGGCATTGTGCGGATATACGCAGCTGGAGACAAGTTATATTTCATAAATGAAACATTGGACGAGCTGGAAGCGCAGCTCCCAACTACTTTATTTTTCAAAGCCAACCGCCAGTTCATCATCAACAAAGAATTAATTCTTTCTGTTCATCAGCATTTCGGAAGAAAGCTATCCATTAAGATGAAATGCGAGGTGCCGGAAACCATTGTCGTAAGCAAGGCTAAAGCGTCTGAGTTTTTAAAATGGCTTCAATCATAA
- a CDS encoding uroporphyrinogen decarboxylase — translation MMPDPVEYIGYLAMALLVISFIPKQLKAIRIINFSGCIFFVIYGVLLGWKWPIIISNGLIAVIQLYHLFVKKQAPAEDKRA, via the coding sequence ATGATGCCTGACCCCGTTGAGTATATCGGTTATTTAGCCATGGCCCTGCTGGTGATTTCATTTATTCCAAAACAACTAAAAGCCATACGGATCATTAATTTTTCCGGTTGTATCTTTTTTGTGATTTATGGCGTCCTGCTGGGCTGGAAATGGCCCATTATTATTTCTAACGGGTTGATCGCGGTGATTCAGCTTTACCACCTTTTTGTTAAAAAGCAGGCTCCGGCCGAAGATAAAAGGGCTTGA
- a CDS encoding alpha/beta hydrolase: MNMFCILSCLCVASLISCNKDTAPPVVVDDDLDGPISRPSSGYGANGTHVAGEQDFFNPGYPAAQATVFYPSDMSIPRPVIFYSHPYGGQSKEYNRGLYEFVARKGYILVFVPYPTFGVSVTDRYNTLWTGFNKAVELYGPKMDLTKVGFAGHSFGGGASIGLGYKAFTEKGWGAKGRFIFTMAPWYSYQITDPELENFPANTQFITQVYDDDNVNDHRMAIDIFKHISIPNSEKDFVYVKAGVINGYHYVADHAVPSSRTAYDAYDYHAVYRLLDALMDYSFNQNPAAKNTALGNGSAAQVTMPGYNGQTLPPLEVTDNPTPRFKQDKYEFKCGDPMNPRSDHCE; encoded by the coding sequence ATGAACATGTTTTGCATTTTGAGTTGCCTCTGTGTCGCTTCCCTGATTTCCTGTAATAAGGATACGGCCCCGCCTGTTGTTGTTGATGACGATCTTGATGGCCCCATTTCCCGTCCCTCTTCCGGTTATGGTGCTAACGGGACACACGTTGCCGGTGAGCAGGACTTTTTCAATCCCGGATACCCGGCCGCACAGGCCACCGTTTTTTATCCGTCAGACATGAGTATTCCACGCCCAGTAATTTTCTATTCCCATCCTTACGGCGGCCAAAGTAAGGAATATAACCGTGGTCTATACGAATTTGTAGCGAGGAAAGGCTATATCCTTGTGTTTGTACCATATCCTACTTTTGGCGTTAGTGTGACCGACCGCTACAATACGCTATGGACGGGCTTTAATAAAGCCGTTGAATTATACGGACCTAAAATGGATCTTACCAAAGTTGGTTTTGCAGGGCATTCATTTGGTGGTGGCGCTTCCATTGGACTTGGATACAAAGCCTTTACGGAAAAAGGATGGGGCGCCAAAGGACGTTTCATTTTTACAATGGCTCCATGGTACAGCTACCAGATCACAGACCCGGAGCTCGAAAATTTCCCTGCCAATACCCAATTCATTACGCAGGTGTATGATGATGACAACGTCAATGATCACCGAATGGCCATTGACATTTTCAAGCACATCAGTATCCCCAACAGTGAAAAGGATTTTGTGTATGTAAAAGCGGGTGTAATTAATGGTTATCATTATGTTGCAGACCACGCGGTTCCCAGTTCCAGAACGGCCTACGATGCATACGATTATCATGCGGTGTATCGTTTGCTGGATGCACTTATGGATTATTCATTTAATCAAAATCCTGCTGCAAAAAACACAGCGTTGGGTAACGGCTCGGCAGCTCAGGTAACCATGCCGGGTTATAACGGACAAACCCTGCCGCCACTGGAAGTAACGGATAATCCTACCCCACGCTTTAAACAGGATAAGTATGAATTTAAATGCGGAGATCCCATGAACCCGAGGTCTGATCATTGTGAGTAA
- a CDS encoding DUF6630 family protein: MDNKFLSFLVPENEFAELSVGDLSKDALLELLLGNGILHVADWKGEENEGGIGTFVQLRAAALKPGLQVDLRNAYEKAHRTGKSPGDFIPALLKETTAVLKKEGLEMILLDRGNDSYYIGVIEQKNSKTIQRSSTDFWKFRPFGSQTGEVLYTVYCRCGSMNVWQLKRGEKLTDDVCQDCGTVLFDAQGNSDFEVIRDYI; this comes from the coding sequence ATGGACAATAAATTTCTTTCCTTCCTGGTTCCGGAAAATGAATTTGCGGAACTTTCGGTGGGAGACCTGTCAAAGGATGCGTTGCTTGAGCTGCTTTTGGGCAACGGGATACTACATGTGGCGGATTGGAAGGGCGAGGAAAATGAAGGCGGGATAGGAACCTTTGTACAACTGCGCGCTGCGGCGTTAAAGCCTGGTTTGCAGGTTGATTTAAGAAACGCTTATGAAAAAGCACATCGAACGGGTAAAAGCCCTGGAGACTTCATTCCGGCGCTCCTTAAGGAAACGACCGCTGTACTAAAAAAAGAAGGCCTGGAGATGATACTCCTCGACCGAGGCAACGATAGCTATTATATTGGCGTGATTGAACAAAAAAACAGCAAGACGATTCAGCGCAGCAGTACTGATTTCTGGAAGTTCCGGCCTTTTGGTAGCCAGACCGGGGAGGTGCTGTACACGGTCTATTGTCGTTGTGGAAGCATGAACGTGTGGCAGCTTAAACGGGGTGAGAAGCTTACCGATGATGTCTGCCAGGATTGCGGCACTGTATTGTTTGATGCACAGGGGAATTCGGATTTCGAGGTCATAAGGGACTATATCTAG
- a CDS encoding sensor histidine kinase codes for MRTILIIFLLFPIAGNTQLIDLSQHNYNQNTGRNLSYYEDRSGALSLIDIQSAYKNGLFKKGTTDILNFGNSPSAIWIHCAFKSTVDSAEFLIIDAASLEKIDCFMPGDTGWQLLQAGSTRKPSPGVISTNHYIFPIPKTVNNGINRTIWIRIQTRNIMLVPLKLATANGLLHLENSTAKTVEASLVGAFLILFAFHLFLFFGIGDRSYLYYCLYIVCFGLYILGYLGGYIYFLGTDARILFNKYPHVFLCLALIASILITNKVYQLKIITKRLFIVAHTLLIAAICLLVISLLGLKAVAATGSQILGLVIPLTLLACGVIIAKKSKEPTAYFTVAWLAIITAAVFYVLSLEGILEYRSYSRLILEAGVMVEFLLLAFALGKRYHAILDNQRKIEAENYQLAKDQNEKLERLVEQRTQLLKNTISKLETSDNIKNTMFSIVAHDLRTPFNSILGLFSSHVMDELSRDELKLIIDESKDNFYHLKNLLDNLLHWARLQMNEVQTHSTHFDLAKVTTELVATYRTIAQQKALSFEIIAPTSFTLVNADRNHILLVLRNLFDNAIKFSPPQNSICIILSDKISHIQFSIENKTPPGTNSQTNQPVNDRPFTSNYGTANEKGVGLGLALCKDYLKKNGSSLNITYFEASVLFSFELPAATI; via the coding sequence ATGCGAACTATTCTAATTATATTTTTATTATTCCCCATCGCCGGCAATACTCAGCTGATTGATCTTTCACAGCACAACTATAATCAAAATACCGGCAGAAACTTAAGTTATTACGAAGACAGAAGCGGTGCTCTATCTTTAATCGATATACAAAGCGCCTATAAAAACGGTCTTTTTAAGAAGGGCACAACCGATATATTAAACTTCGGCAATAGCCCGTCCGCCATTTGGATTCATTGCGCATTCAAATCAACCGTTGATTCCGCTGAGTTTCTTATCATAGATGCGGCCTCCCTTGAAAAAATTGATTGTTTTATGCCCGGCGACACTGGCTGGCAACTATTACAGGCGGGATCAACCAGAAAACCTTCACCGGGTGTAATCAGTACAAATCATTACATTTTCCCCATTCCCAAAACTGTAAATAATGGAATAAACAGAACTATCTGGATCAGAATACAAACCAGGAATATAATGCTGGTGCCCCTAAAATTAGCAACTGCAAACGGCCTCCTGCATCTGGAGAATTCAACGGCCAAGACCGTTGAAGCAAGCCTTGTAGGGGCCTTTTTAATACTTTTTGCATTTCATCTATTTTTATTTTTTGGCATTGGCGATCGTTCATACCTGTACTACTGCCTTTATATAGTATGTTTCGGATTATATATACTCGGATACCTGGGCGGATATATTTATTTTTTAGGAACAGATGCCCGGATTCTTTTTAATAAATACCCGCATGTATTTCTTTGCTTGGCGCTTATTGCATCAATCTTAATTACCAACAAGGTATACCAGCTAAAAATAATAACAAAAAGGCTTTTTATTGTTGCGCATACCCTGCTTATTGCTGCTATATGCCTGTTAGTAATCAGCTTATTGGGACTTAAAGCGGTTGCTGCCACAGGTTCACAAATACTTGGATTAGTAATACCCTTAACACTTCTTGCCTGTGGAGTTATAATAGCAAAAAAAAGCAAAGAGCCAACGGCCTATTTTACCGTTGCCTGGCTGGCAATCATTACAGCTGCCGTGTTTTATGTGCTGAGTTTGGAAGGTATATTAGAATACCGGTCATACAGCCGGCTTATACTGGAGGCCGGAGTTATGGTCGAATTTTTGCTGCTCGCCTTTGCCTTAGGTAAGCGATACCATGCAATACTCGATAATCAACGAAAAATAGAAGCTGAAAATTATCAATTAGCGAAAGATCAAAATGAAAAGCTGGAGCGATTAGTAGAGCAACGTACCCAGTTACTTAAAAACACTATTTCCAAACTGGAAACCTCTGACAATATAAAAAATACGATGTTTTCAATTGTTGCTCATGACCTGAGAACGCCCTTTAACAGCATCCTGGGGCTTTTTTCATCCCATGTAATGGATGAGTTATCCCGTGATGAGCTAAAATTAATCATTGATGAAAGCAAAGATAATTTTTATCACCTGAAAAACCTTCTTGATAATCTTTTACATTGGGCAAGGTTGCAAATGAACGAAGTACAAACTCATTCAACGCATTTCGATTTAGCCAAAGTTACAACAGAACTTGTGGCAACCTACAGAACGATTGCACAACAAAAGGCCTTGTCTTTTGAAATAATTGCACCTACTTCATTTACGTTGGTCAACGCCGACAGAAACCATATTTTACTGGTTTTACGAAACCTGTTTGATAATGCGATAAAATTTTCTCCGCCGCAAAATTCGATTTGCATCATCTTATCCGATAAAATTTCTCATATTCAATTCAGCATCGAAAATAAAACCCCGCCAGGAACAAATAGCCAAACAAATCAACCAGTAAATGATCGCCCGTTTACCTCCAATTATGGCACCGCCAATGAAAAAGGCGTTGGGCTGGGCCTTGCCCTTTGCAAAGACTATCTCAAAAAAAATGGCAGCAGTTTAAATATTACATATTTTGAAGCGTCGGTCCTGTTCTCCTTTGAATTGCCGGCAGCAACGATATAA